Sequence from the Ereboglobus luteus genome:
CCTCAATGTCATTTATGACAGCCTCAAGTGGCTCGGCATGAACTGGGACGAGGGACCGGGCGTTGGCGGCGATTACGGCCCCTACCGCCAGAGCGAGCGCGACGCGATCTACAAGGAATACATCCAGAAACTCTTCGACGCCGGACGCGCCTACGAGAAGGACGGCGCCGTGTGGTTCAAGCTCCTCGGCGAGCGCTACGAAACCTACGACGACCATCGCAAAAAGACCGTCGAAAAGGTAAAGGTCGCCCCCACCGTAATCGACGATCTCATCCGCGGACGGGTCGAGCGCGTCGAGGACGAGGACTTCGTGATCGTGCGCTCCGACGGCAGCCCCGTGTTTCACCTCGTCAACGTCATCGACGACATCGCCATGAAAATCACGCACGTGATTCGCGGCGAGGATCACCTTTCAAACACCAGCAAGCACGTCGAGCTCTTCAAGGCCTTCGGCGCGCCCGTGCCGCACTTCGCGCACATACCGCTCATCCTCAAGCAAAATGGGCCCGGCAAAATGTCCAAGCGCGACCAGGGTGCGCTCGTCGAGGAGTATCAGCGCCGCGGATACATTCCCGAGGCGCTCGTCAACTTCCTCAGCCTCCTCGGATGGAATCCCGGCGACGACCGCGAAAAAATGCCCGTCGCGGAAATCATCAGCCTCTTCGACCTTCCCGGCGTGAACCAAAGCAACGCGCGCTTTGACGACAAAAAACTCGCCCACATGAACATGACCTACGTGCTGGAGCTGCCGCCCGACGATTTTGTGGCGCGAGCCAAGGCGTATTTCGCGCGACACGGCACCTTCGCCGCCGGGATGCCCGACGAAAACTATCTGCGCGAAGTCCTCCTGCTCAGCCAGCCCAAGATAAAAGGCATCGAGGACCTGCCCGGCTACACGGAGTATTTCTTCACGGAAAACTTTCCCCTCAACGAAAAAGCCGCCGCGAAAATCATGGGCAAGGGCGAGCCGAAAACCCGCCTGCTCGAACTCGCCGGCGCGCTGAAGACAGTCGATTTTTCGAACGACCTCGTGATTGAGGAGGCGATCAAAAAACTCGCCGCCGACAAGGGCCTCGGTTTCGGCGACTACCAGTCCATCGCGCGCCTCGCCGTTTCCGGCACCAACGTGGGGCCAAACCTCACGGGCATGTTCCGCGTGCTCGGCCGCGACCGCGTGATGGCACGAATCGAGCGGTTTCTGGCACGGCAATAAACAGCCAAAAGTCGCGAGGAGAAAAGGCCCGCCAAACCGCGCGCTTGCGCGCGGGCGCGCGAACGTGTTTCCATTGCGCTCTTCCATGTCCACAAATCACACCGAAAACACCGCGTCGCAGGAACTCCTCTCGCGCATCGAGGCCGGCAAGGCCGCCGTGCTCGCGCAAACCGATCTTATGTTGCGCGAATTCGGCCGCGCCCAAAGCAACTGGAAATCCGACGGCACGCGAGTCACGCCCGTCGATATTGCGATTTCACAAAACATCGAGCGGTTCATTCACGAGCGTTTTGCGGACGACGAGTTTTTCAGCGAGGAGCTCGCCGATCCCGCGCGCTTCGAGCCCGAGCCGCTGCGCGCGCGTTTCGCGTGGATACTCGACCCGATCGACGGCACCAACAACTACGCCACCGGCCTCGCCTGCTGCGCGATCTCGCTCGGCCTCTACGAAAACGGCCTGCCCGTTTACGGCATCGTTTACGACATGGGACGCCGCGCGCTCATCCACGGCGGCCCCGGCCTCGGCGTGTTCGACGGCGACCGCGCGGTTTCCGTTTCACAGGCCGCGCCCACACCGCAAAGCCTGGTCGGCTTTCACAGCCCCCATGACAAAATCTACGCGGCGCAGGCAAAAACCGTCGTTGAAAATTTCAAGATCCGCGGACTCGGCAGCAGCACGCTCCTCCTCTCCTACGTCGCCAACGGAATGCTCGAGGGCGTCGTCGACCACAACGTCAAGATATGGGACATCGCCGCCGCGATCCCGCTCTGCATGGCCGGGGGCGGCGAACTTTATTTCTTCAACAACACCAACCCGCTCCCCGTGCGAACCTTCGACCTGAAGATGAAACGCATCCAATACATCGCCGGCGGCGCGGCCTTTGTCGCCCGCGCGCGCGAGTTGCTCGGCGTTTGAGACGGCGCGATTTTTTCCAACGGCAAACCCGGATTCACCGCATGAAAAAAGCGCTCCTGCTTGTTGACATACAGAACGACTTTGTGCCGGGCGGCGCGCTTGCCGCGCCCGAGGGCGACAAAATCATCCCGCTGGTGAACCGCCTGCAACCGCTGTTTCAACATGTCCTCGCAACACAGGACTGGCATCCCGCCGACCATGGCAGTTTCGCGGCGCAACACGCAGGGCGCTCGCCGGGCGAGGTCATTGATCTCCACGGCATCCGGCAAATCCTCTGGCCCGTGCATTGCGTGCAACAAACACACGGCGCGGCTTTCGCCGACGGCCTCGAAACGCGGCGCATCGAGCACATTTTTCACAAGGGCGCCGATCCGCGCGTCGACAGTTACAGCGCTTTCTTTGACAACGGCCGCAAGCACTCAACCGGCTTGGAAAAATACCTGCGAGAGCACGGACTGACGGATATTTACATCGCCGGGCTCGCAACGGATTACTGCATAAAATACAGCGCGCTTGACGCAGCGCAGCTCGGTTTCAACACACACGTGATCGCCGACGCCTGCCGCGCGGTGAACATGCAACCGGGCGACGACGCGCGCGCCTTCGACGAGATGAGCAAGGCCGGGGTGCGTGTGATC
This genomic interval carries:
- a CDS encoding glutamate--tRNA ligase — its product is MSNIRVRFAPSPTGFFHIGSARTALFNWLYARHTGGTFVLRIEDTDKERNSEDFLNVIYDSLKWLGMNWDEGPGVGGDYGPYRQSERDAIYKEYIQKLFDAGRAYEKDGAVWFKLLGERYETYDDHRKKTVEKVKVAPTVIDDLIRGRVERVEDEDFVIVRSDGSPVFHLVNVIDDIAMKITHVIRGEDHLSNTSKHVELFKAFGAPVPHFAHIPLILKQNGPGKMSKRDQGALVEEYQRRGYIPEALVNFLSLLGWNPGDDREKMPVAEIISLFDLPGVNQSNARFDDKKLAHMNMTYVLELPPDDFVARAKAYFARHGTFAAGMPDENYLREVLLLSQPKIKGIEDLPGYTEYFFTENFPLNEKAAAKIMGKGEPKTRLLELAGALKTVDFSNDLVIEEAIKKLAADKGLGFGDYQSIARLAVSGTNVGPNLTGMFRVLGRDRVMARIERFLARQ
- a CDS encoding inositol monophosphatase family protein codes for the protein MSTNHTENTASQELLSRIEAGKAAVLAQTDLMLREFGRAQSNWKSDGTRVTPVDIAISQNIERFIHERFADDEFFSEELADPARFEPEPLRARFAWILDPIDGTNNYATGLACCAISLGLYENGLPVYGIVYDMGRRALIHGGPGLGVFDGDRAVSVSQAAPTPQSLVGFHSPHDKIYAAQAKTVVENFKIRGLGSSTLLLSYVANGMLEGVVDHNVKIWDIAAAIPLCMAGGGELYFFNNTNPLPVRTFDLKMKRIQYIAGGAAFVARARELLGV
- the pncA gene encoding bifunctional nicotinamidase/pyrazinamidase, which translates into the protein MKKALLLVDIQNDFVPGGALAAPEGDKIIPLVNRLQPLFQHVLATQDWHPADHGSFAAQHAGRSPGEVIDLHGIRQILWPVHCVQQTHGAAFADGLETRRIEHIFHKGADPRVDSYSAFFDNGRKHSTGLEKYLREHGLTDIYIAGLATDYCIKYSALDAAQLGFNTHVIADACRAVNMQPGDDARAFDEMSKAGVRVIESAELASR